The following nucleotide sequence is from Methylocella sp..
GCGACGCCGGAACTTGATTTGACGGTCGACGGTGCCGACGAATTCGATTCCCGGTTGCGGCTCATCAAAGGCGGCGGCGGCGCGCTGTTGCGGGAAAAGATCGTCGCTATGGCCTCGCATCGCATGGTCGTCATCGCCGACGCCTCGAAGTTCGTGGCGACGCTCGGCAAATTTCCCCTGCCGGTCGAAGTGAACCTATTTGGCCTCGAAGCGACCCGGCGCATGATATTGGCGAGCGGCAAAGCTTGCGGCTGTCCTGGCGAAGTGCGGCTTCGAAAAACGCCCGCTGGGGACGCCTTCATCAGCGATAATGGGCATTACATCGTCGATTGCTTTTTCAACGCCATTCCCGATCCCGAGCAGCTCGCGCTCCGCCTTTGCGCCATTCCAGGCGTCGTCGAGCATGGGCTTTTTATCGGTGTCGCCAGAGCGGTGATTAGCGCCAGCACGCAGGGCGTTGAAGTTTTCGGGCGGTTGGACTGATCGGCATCAGGCAAAACAAACCCTTTGCATCGGATACGCGCGCCTCGTTTCGGGATGATTGCTTGTGCAGCGCGCTTAAGGCGTTCGAGAAAAGATCGCCGAGGAGGATTTTAATTGCGCACGAGTTTTGAAAGATATGCACGACGCGTCGCCTTTGGTTGTGCGCTGGTCGCTTCCTTGACGGCGGGCGCCAGCGCCATCGCGCAACAACCCTCTGCGGAGCCTACGACGGCTGGAGCGGCGATGCCGGAGCCGGCCAGTCCCTCGCATTTAGCCGCGGCTCGCGTCCTGGTGGTCGCCTCGGGGATGTCGCGTTCCTTCAGCGTGGTCATTCCGCAATTCATGGATCAGATCGGCTCCTCGCTGGCGCAGACGCGGCCGGAGCTTATCCGCGATCTCAATGACGTGCTGGCCCAGCTCAAACCCGAGTTCGACAAATTTGCCGACGAAATGGATGACATCGCCGCGCAGATTTTCGCCAAACAGCTGAGCGAGGCGGATTTGAAAGCGGCTGTCGCCTTCTTCGACAGCCCCGCCGGGCGCCAATATGTGGCGACGCAACCGGCGGTGTTGACTGATATCGTGACGGCGATGCAAGGCTGGCAAGGCAAGGTCTCGACTGACATGATGACCCGCGTGCGCGAAGAGATGAAAAAAAGAGGCCATGACATTTAAGTCGCCTCGATCCGTCCTGTCTGTCGGAGATGGGAATGGCGGGAAATTGTCGGCGGCGTAGCTTCAGCTTGGAGCAGAAGCGGGGCTGGACGCGGCCTGGAAAGTCTTCCAAAAGGCCTTGATGATCGGTTTGTCCGTGGAGGCGTTGGGAATGGCTGACTTCGATGTTGATCTGTTTGTCATTGGCGGCGGTTCGGGCGGCGTGCGCGCCGCGCGCATCGCCGCCGGCTATGGCGCAAAAGTAGCCCTCGCCGAGGAATTCCGGCTCGGCGGCACCTGCGTCATACGCGGCTGCGTGCCCAAGAAATTGATGGTCTACGCGAGCCGCTTCAAAGATGATTTTGAAGACGCCGCCGGCTTCGGATGGAGCTTCGCCAAACCTTCATTCGACTGGAACAAACTCGTCGCCGCAAAAGAAACGGAAATCTCGCGGCTGTCGGAAATATATCGGGCCAATCTCGAGAAGGCCGGCGTCTCGATCATCGACAGCCGCGCCGAGCTCGAGGACGCTCATACGGTGCGCCTCCTCGCCGACGGCCGCCGGATTAGCGCCCGCACGATTCTAATCGCAACCGGCGGGACGCCGGTCCTCGAGCCCGCCATTCCCGGTCTCGAATATGCAATCACCTCGAATGAGGTGTTCGATCTCCCGGCCTTGCCGAGGGGGATGTTGATCATCGGCGGCGGCTATATTGCCGTTGAGTTCGCCTCCATCTTCGCCCGGCTTGGGACCAAGGTCACCCTTGGGACGCGCGGCGAAAATGTGCTGCGCGGCTTTGATGAAGACATGCGAAACGGCGTTCAGGAGGCGCTGAAACACGCTGGCGTCGACCTGCATTTCAACGAGATGCTGACGCATATCGAAAAGACCGCCGATGGTTTCAGAGGGCATTCGAGCAAGGGCCTGCAAGTTGATGTCGATCAGGTAATGGTCGCTACCGGACGGCGACCGAATACCGTGGGCCTTGGGCTTGAAAACGCAGGGGTTCATCTTGACGCCGAGGGCGCGGTCAAGGTCGACGCATTCTCGCAATCCAATGTCCCTTCGATCTATGCCGTCGGCGACGTCACCAATCGGATCGCGCTGACACCGGTCGCCATTCGCGAGGGTCATGCATTCGCCGACACCGTGTTCGGGGGAAAGCCGACCACGGTCGTGCACGTCAACGTTCCGACGGCGGTTTTTACGACGCCCGAGGTCGGCACGGTCGGTTTGAACGAGAGCGAAGCGCGCGCCATCTATGATTGCGTCGATGTTTATTCGGCAAGCTTCCGGCCCCTGAAGGCGTCTCTCTCGGGACGGGCGGAGCGGATCTGCATGAAAATTGTCGTCGACGGCGCCACGGATGTCGTTTTGGGCGTCCATATTCTAGGCGACGACGCCGGTGAAATGGCTCAGCTTCTGGCTATTGCGATCAAGCTCCACGCGAAAAAGGCGGATTTCGACGCGACGATCGCGGTGCATCCGACTTCCGCCGAAGAACTGGTGACGATGCGCGTGCGGACCGCCCGCTACGAGCGGGCGACCGCCGGTCCGGAGGCGCCAGAGGCAAGCCTCCAGGGCGCATAAGGCATAGTTGGCGCAAACGATCATCTTCCCCATATTTCTAGTAACCGCACTTTTGAGCTAGGCAGTAGTGACGAATTACCTGAGCATGATAGCAATAGCGGCGAGCAATACGAAGCCTCGGTAGTTTGCGAGGAGCTTGTCGTATCGGGTTGCGACGCGCCGGAACTGCTTCAGTTTATTGAAGAAACGCTCGACGAGATTGCGCTCCTTGTAGAGCGCCTTGTCGTAGGGGAGCGGCGCGCGGCGATTGGATTTTGATGGGATCACCGGCTCAGCCTCACGCATAAGAACAGCCTTGCGCAAGTGATTGGCGTCATAACCTTTATCGGCGATGATCGCATCGGCCGCAAAGCCTTCGATCAGGGCGTGCGCTTTTGTGATGTCGTTGCGCTGCCCAGGTCCGAGAAGGAGCCGAACGGGGTTGCCGAGTGCGTCTGTCGCGGCGTGGATTTTGGTGCTCAAACCACCGCGAGAGCGGCCCAGGCCTTGGGCATCCGCCCCCCTTTGGCGATCCTTGCGCCGGCCGCGTGCTGATGGGCGCGCACGATTGTTGAGTCGATCATCAGCCATTCGAGATCGGCCTCGGCGGTGAATGCCTCAAGAAATCCGTCCAAGGCGCCGCGCTCGATCCAGCGATAGTAGCGGCGTTTCACCGCCTGATGGTCGCCGAAGCGTTCGGGCAGATCGCGCCAGCGGCCGCCCGAGCGGGCCATCCATAACAGCGCGTCGACGAAGCGTCGATTGTCGCAGCGCGGCCCGCGCTGGCCGGCTCTTCCGCCTGGCACAAGATCACAAAGCCGCTCCCATTGATCGTCTCGCAGCGCATCGACATCCCGAATCATCAAGGCTGATCTCCAAAAATCAGCC
It contains:
- the rpiA gene encoding ribose-5-phosphate isomerase RpiA produces the protein MPALSPDDAKRLAAARALELVKPGMRLGLGTGTTAAHFVELLGARVAEGLDVICVPTSERTQAQAQELSIPLSTIDATPELDLTVDGADEFDSRLRLIKGGGGALLREKIVAMASHRMVVIADASKFVATLGKFPLPVEVNLFGLEATRRMILASGKACGCPGEVRLRKTPAGDAFISDNGHYIVDCFFNAIPDPEQLALRLCAIPGVVEHGLFIGVARAVISASTQGVEVFGRLD
- a CDS encoding DUF2059 domain-containing protein, which encodes MRTSFERYARRVAFGCALVASLTAGASAIAQQPSAEPTTAGAAMPEPASPSHLAAARVLVVASGMSRSFSVVIPQFMDQIGSSLAQTRPELIRDLNDVLAQLKPEFDKFADEMDDIAAQIFAKQLSEADLKAAVAFFDSPAGRQYVATQPAVLTDIVTAMQGWQGKVSTDMMTRVREEMKKRGHDI
- the gor gene encoding glutathione-disulfide reductase, producing MADFDVDLFVIGGGSGGVRAARIAAGYGAKVALAEEFRLGGTCVIRGCVPKKLMVYASRFKDDFEDAAGFGWSFAKPSFDWNKLVAAKETEISRLSEIYRANLEKAGVSIIDSRAELEDAHTVRLLADGRRISARTILIATGGTPVLEPAIPGLEYAITSNEVFDLPALPRGMLIIGGGYIAVEFASIFARLGTKVTLGTRGENVLRGFDEDMRNGVQEALKHAGVDLHFNEMLTHIEKTADGFRGHSSKGLQVDVDQVMVATGRRPNTVGLGLENAGVHLDAEGAVKVDAFSQSNVPSIYAVGDVTNRIALTPVAIREGHAFADTVFGGKPTTVVHVNVPTAVFTTPEVGTVGLNESEARAIYDCVDVYSASFRPLKASLSGRAERICMKIVVDGATDVVLGVHILGDDAGEMAQLLAIAIKLHAKKADFDATIAVHPTSAEELVTMRVRTARYERATAGPEAPEASLQGA